The Candidatus Latescibacterota bacterium genomic sequence TTAACAGGATGTTTCGACGATGCCGTTATCGATCAGGAGGTCAACGATATCCATGATCTCGGGGAGGTATGAGCGAGGCGTGTCGCTTTTCTTCATTATATGTTCCACTGAAAGGTGATTTTCTGTGGGGAATGGAAGGTGAAAGAGAAATTTCCCCTGAGGGTTCGTCAGGCTGATTCTGCGTTCATCTCTGGATCTGCCTTTTCCGGTAAAGAAATGTATGGAAGAGATGAAATCGTTTTTCCCGAATGTCTTGAAGATCACTCCCGAATTTTTCTTTTCCTTTATAAGGATCAGGCTTTCTTTTCCAGCAGATGGGGGGTCGGCGAGTCCGGCGAGGTCTATATCTATCGTTAGTTGTTTCCGGATCAAGCTGTATCTGAAATATGGCCGTTTCTTTTCGGAGACTTCCTTACGCGAGACTATTTTGAACTGGTGCAGGCCCTCGAGAAAATCCTGGGCGGTTTTTATATGGATGTCGAGTCTTGAGGCTGCTTCAGAGGCCGAGATATCGCTGTATGTGGCGAGCAGCCTGAAAAACGACCTGGCGTATTCCTTCGATATCAGTGATCCCAGTTTTGATGCGTTGAGAAAATCCATAGTCAAGATGTCCTTTCGCCATGTCGGGCTGTCGGCCCTTTCAACCTCGGGCGTTATTCAGAAGCTCCAGTATTTTTTTCTGATCGCCGTTCCGGTGCATCTCCAGAAACGTTCTGAACATGTCTCCGAACGAAGCGCACAGCTTGTCGAATGTCAGCTCTTCCCTGTATCTGTTGTAATCTTTTTGAGCGATATTGACTGTCATCTTGTTATCGAAATCGAACGCGACCCATGTCGTGCCGCCGTATCCCTGCCAGGGGATGAAAAAATGTTTGAGAATATTTTCGGGTACAACGAATACGACACGGTACTTCTCGACATATGGGACTACAATTGCGTATTTTTTCATGAATCGTGCGAACTTAAGGATCTCGTTACTTGTGAAATCCACGGAGCCGGCTGGCCATGGCCTCGGCGTGAACCCGTCTTCGGCGGTCTCTACAGGTCGAGCCGCCAGTTCGAGAGTGTCTCTGTAATACCATTTTATCTTTTTCTTCACCAGAGTATATATGAAGGCCGCGAACATGATAAGAGCCGCAGAGGCGAAATATGGGATACCTGTCCGGAACCCGATGAGAACACTTAGTGAAGTCAGGGCGGCAAAGAGGTAGAAAAGCAGACTTACAATATAGACCGGATTCCTTGTCCTGACGATGATCACCAGGTGAGTGATAAAGGCCCAGCTCATGATGGCCATCTGCAGTGCCTGGAAATGATTCTCACTAAAAGCGAAGACTGTACCCAGTATGAACACGAGTGTGATTCCCGCAAGGCCCAGCATCCATGGGTTGGCGGTTTTAAGCCGGGAAGATCTATTCATCATTACCTCCTTGAACCAGGGAGACATACTTCAATTCAAATGAAGTATATATAATATGAATGAACCTGTCAAGGGAAAATCGGACCTTTTGGTGGAGTTAGTGAGATTTCAATTGCAGGAAAACTGGAATTTATTTAATTTCTCTCTGTATAATTTACTTAATCAGCTATGCAAGGCAAGATGCCATCTTTCGATTAATCAGATCTGAAAGGAGTCGTCTATGATTGAAATTACTGATCTTACGAAATATTATGGCGACCTGTGTGCCCTCGATCATGTCAGTCTTACGATTGAACGGGGGAAGGTCCTCGGACTTCTCGGCCCGAACGGCGCCGGCAAGACGACTGCGATGAGGATATTGACAGGGTATCTGTCGGCCACATCGGGAAGTATAGTTGCAAGAGGACTGGATGTCGAGAAGAACGCCCTTGAAATAAAGAGAATGATAGGGTACCTGCCCGAATCAGCTCCCCTCTACCAGGATATGCTCGTTTACGATTACCTGGTCTATGTGGCGGAGATCCGTGGCCTGGGCAGTGATGCGATGGCCGACAGGATTCAGGATCTGGTCAAAATATGCGGCCTGAAAGACGTGATGCATCGTTCCATACACGAGCTTTCCAAGGGATACAAGCAGAGGGTGGGACTGGCCCACGCGATGATGAGCGACCCGGAGATCCTGGTCCTCGACGAACCTACTTCCGGACTAGACCCGAACCAGATCGTCGAGATCCGTGACATCATCAGGAAGATAGGAGCCGAAAAGACGGTTATCCTCTCCACTCATATTCTCAGCGAAGTCGAGGCTACATGTGACAGGGTAGTGATAATAAACAAGGGAAAGATCGTGGCGGATGGCAGCACAGAAGAACTCAAGAGATCTTCCGAGGCGGAATACACATTGAGCCTTGTGCTTAGCGGTGCGGACGAGAATGAAGTCAAAACATGCCTTTCGGGAATAGACGGAGTGACCGGTGTAGAAAGAACGGGAACAGAGAACGGCGATATGCCGTTCATCGTCAGTTGCTCGACTTCCGAAGATATTCGCGCGGAAGTATACGAGAAGATAAAGGGAACGGGCTGGATACTGCTTGAGTATCGGCAGGAGTCCAAGAGCTTTGAAAAGATATTCAGAGAACTGACAAAGGAGAATTGACGATGTCTCACCCGGCAAACCTGATTACTATATTCAAGAGGGAGTTCAAGGTTTACTTTGTCTCCCCGATCGCGTATATCGTGATTGCCATTTTTCTCGTATTGACGGGCTGGTTTTTCTTTTCTACCTTTTTCCTCTACAACCAGGCCCAGTTGAGGGATTTCTTCTCGCTTCTGCCATTGATTTTTTCCTTCATCGTCCCGACGTTGACGATGAGGCTTTTCTCGGAGGAGTTCAACGTCGGCTCGTACGAGATACTCGCGACGCTTCCGGTGACTTTCAGGGATATAATCGTCGGGAAATTTCTCGCAGCCGTCGCGTTTGTCGCGATCATGCTTCTTCCCACTCTCAGCTATGCGATTACGATCGCTGCTATCGGCGAGCTCGACTGGGGGCCAGTCGTGGGTGGCTATATCGGGGCCGTGATGTTGGGGGCGGCTTACAGCGCGATTGGGGTATTCGCATCGTCATTGACCAAGAACCAGATAATCGCGTTTATAACGGGTATGATCATCTGCCTGGT encodes the following:
- a CDS encoding ABC transporter permease — encoded protein: MSHPANLITIFKREFKVYFVSPIAYIVIAIFLVLTGWFFFSTFFLYNQAQLRDFFSLLPLIFSFIVPTLTMRLFSEEFNVGSYEILATLPVTFRDIIVGKFLAAVAFVAIMLLPTLSYAITIAAIGELDWGPVVGGYIGAVMLGAAYSAIGVFASSLTKNQIIAFITGMIICLVLTLIDKLLFFMPESLLGFFQYAGAAYHFQNVARGILDSRDILYFVSLIFVALYGAHLVVEEKK
- a CDS encoding ABC transporter ATP-binding protein, whose protein sequence is MIEITDLTKYYGDLCALDHVSLTIERGKVLGLLGPNGAGKTTAMRILTGYLSATSGSIVARGLDVEKNALEIKRMIGYLPESAPLYQDMLVYDYLVYVAEIRGLGSDAMADRIQDLVKICGLKDVMHRSIHELSKGYKQRVGLAHAMMSDPEILVLDEPTSGLDPNQIVEIRDIIRKIGAEKTVILSTHILSEVEATCDRVVIINKGKIVADGSTEELKRSSEAEYTLSLVLSGADENEVKTCLSGIDGVTGVERTGTENGDMPFIVSCSTSEDIRAEVYEKIKGTGWILLEYRQESKSFEKIFRELTKEN